DNA sequence from the Mycobacteriales bacterium genome:
TTCTATGACGCAACCCACTAGTCTGTAGGCATGGAGCGCAAGAGCTTCGCCGGGATGGCGTGCTCGGTCGCCCAGTGCCTCGAGGTCGTCGGCGAGTGGTGGTCGATGCTCATCGTCCGCGATGCGTTCCTGGGCGTGACGCGCTTCGACGACTTCCAGCAACGGCTGGGGATCTCGCGCAACGTGCTCAACCAACGGCTGACGAAGCTCGTCGACAGCGGCATCCTCACCAAGGTCGCCTACAGCCAGCGCCCGCCGCGCTACGACTAC
Encoded proteins:
- a CDS encoding helix-turn-helix domain-containing protein, coding for MERKSFAGMACSVAQCLEVVGEWWSMLIVRDAFLGVTRFDDFQQRLGISRNVLNQRLTKLVDSGILTKVAYSQRPPRYDYRLTDKGRDLWPVLTAMRQWGDAHAAPAGPPVQVVHGRCNHVSEAVMVCSHCGERMMARDVRAVPGPGARGLGLPVQT